A window of the Deinococcus gobiensis I-0 genome harbors these coding sequences:
- a CDS encoding alpha-amylase family glycosyl hydrolase: MFIPTPRPPAQHDHTPAYTSQLGVPQGRRVTVRLRCELPVTSVTLKYVHIGEIETVSAAEIAAPPAAAGEGRWFEAELPLAGQRVRYAWQLDLEGDHLNFTHLGLHHSRRGFRGWFQYLPGHVAPEWAWSGVFYQIFPDRFRNGDPGNDVQTGEYVYNGRPVEHVEWNTPVDAHNDIHGHYGGDLNGVTQALPYLQRLGITGLWLTPVFTSPSNHRYDITDYRAVDPHLGGEAAWDELVREADAAGIRIVLDGVFNHTGDENALFRAALASEGAPERELFTWRAAGPEGGLNYHAFMDVPTLPKIDYGSPAAVAEFLNGERSVVRHWLRRGAAGWRLDVAHMIGSGGTDDDNLPLHRALKAAAREERPDAYVFGERFFDPEHALGGQGEDGAMNYHGFGLPVMQWVSGGTHFGAPSRLDGHELVDILHDAYHALAPQVALSMFNLLESHDIGRALFRVGGDRTRFLAAFTLLMGYAGVPCTYYGTEVGVTQSRAGNMPWCREPMPWDEEAWDRELLERVRALIGVRRSAHALHRGHLQFLHAEADAVAYLREFTHADGRTERAAVVASRRAGAHAVTLTLPDGEWRDALSGEVLGGEELGGEVTLDAAGGRILLQG, from the coding sequence ATGTTCATTCCCACCCCCCGGCCCCCCGCCCAGCACGACCACACCCCCGCCTACACCTCACAGCTGGGCGTGCCGCAGGGAAGGCGCGTGACCGTGCGCCTGCGCTGCGAGCTGCCCGTCACCTCGGTGACGCTCAAGTACGTACACATCGGCGAGATCGAGACGGTGAGCGCCGCCGAGATCGCCGCGCCGCCCGCCGCTGCCGGTGAGGGCCGCTGGTTCGAGGCCGAACTGCCGCTCGCCGGCCAGCGGGTGCGCTACGCCTGGCAGCTCGACCTGGAGGGCGACCACCTCAACTTCACGCACCTGGGCCTGCACCACTCGCGCCGGGGCTTCCGGGGCTGGTTCCAGTACCTGCCCGGCCACGTGGCCCCCGAGTGGGCCTGGAGCGGCGTCTTCTACCAGATCTTCCCCGACCGCTTCCGCAACGGCGACCCCGGCAACGACGTGCAGACCGGCGAGTACGTCTATAACGGCCGCCCGGTCGAGCACGTCGAATGGAATACGCCGGTGGACGCCCACAACGACATCCACGGCCACTACGGCGGCGACCTGAACGGGGTGACGCAGGCGCTGCCGTACCTGCAACGCCTCGGCATCACGGGGCTGTGGCTCACGCCGGTCTTCACGTCGCCCAGCAACCACCGCTACGACATCACCGACTACCGCGCCGTGGACCCCCACCTGGGCGGCGAGGCGGCCTGGGACGAGCTGGTGCGGGAGGCGGACGCGGCCGGCATCCGCATCGTGCTGGACGGCGTGTTCAACCATACGGGCGACGAGAACGCGCTGTTCCGGGCGGCGCTGGCGAGCGAAGGCGCCCCCGAGCGCGAGCTGTTCACCTGGCGCGCGGCGGGCCCGGAGGGCGGGCTGAACTACCACGCCTTCATGGACGTGCCCACCCTGCCCAAGATCGACTACGGCAGCCCGGCGGCGGTGGCCGAGTTCCTGAACGGCGAGCGCAGCGTGGTGCGCCACTGGCTGCGCCGGGGGGCGGCGGGCTGGCGGCTGGACGTGGCCCACATGATCGGCTCGGGCGGCACCGACGACGACAACCTGCCCCTGCACCGCGCGCTGAAGGCGGCCGCCCGCGAGGAGCGCCCCGACGCCTACGTGTTCGGCGAGCGCTTCTTCGACCCTGAACATGCGCTTGGCGGCCAGGGCGAGGACGGCGCGATGAACTACCACGGCTTCGGGCTGCCGGTCATGCAGTGGGTCAGCGGGGGCACGCATTTCGGCGCGCCGAGCCGCCTGGACGGCCACGAACTCGTGGACATCCTGCACGACGCCTACCACGCCCTGGCGCCCCAGGTCGCGCTGAGCATGTTCAACCTGCTCGAATCGCACGACATCGGCCGGGCACTGTTCCGGGTCGGGGGCGACCGCACGCGTTTCCTGGCGGCCTTCACCCTGCTGATGGGCTACGCGGGCGTGCCCTGCACCTACTACGGCACCGAGGTCGGCGTGACCCAGAGCCGGGCCGGCAACATGCCCTGGTGCCGCGAGCCGATGCCCTGGGACGAGGAGGCCTGGGACCGGGAGCTGCTGGAGCGGGTGCGCGCCCTGATCGGGGTACGGCGCTCGGCACACGCGCTGCACCGGGGCCACCTGCAGTTCCTGCACGCCGAGGCGGACGCGGTGGCCTACCTGCGCGAGTTCACGCACGCGGACGGCCGCACCGAGCGCGCCGCCGTGGTCGCCAGCCGCCGCGCCGGGGCGCACGCCGTCACCCTGACCCTGCCGGACGGCGAATGGCGCGACGCCCTGAGTGGCGAGGTGCTGGGCGGTGAGGAGCTGGGCGGCGAGGTCACGCTGGACGCGGCGGGCGGGCGCATTCTGCTTCAGGGCTGA
- a CDS encoding helix-turn-helix domain-containing protein — protein sequence MDEVLTLEELAAFLKVSETTAYALVRGGELPGRKVGREWRFLKARVVDWLMQAGQEEQMTQGTVQRDEQGGEYKLEDGQEYVALWLPMTREEKAAQLARAEREGVNVSELVAAYLRDWAAAR from the coding sequence ATGGATGAAGTCCTGACCCTCGAAGAATTGGCCGCCTTCCTGAAGGTGAGCGAGACGACCGCCTACGCCCTGGTGCGCGGCGGCGAACTGCCGGGCCGCAAGGTCGGGCGCGAGTGGCGCTTTCTGAAAGCGCGCGTGGTGGACTGGCTGATGCAGGCCGGTCAGGAGGAACAGATGACCCAGGGAACCGTGCAACGCGACGAACAGGGCGGCGAGTACAAGCTGGAAGACGGGCAGGAATACGTGGCGCTATGGCTGCCCATGACGCGCGAGGAAAAGGCCGCGCAACTCGCCCGGGCCGAGCGCGAGGGCGTGAACGTGAGCGAGCTGGTCGCGGCGTATCTGCGCGACTGGGCCGCCGCCCGCTAG
- a CDS encoding ACT domain-containing protein yields the protein MSLTLSVLSGEYAVCQLPEAAAPPAWALSGELWTLTRAPGELSVVCGAAQVPAGVRAQKGWAALRLHGPFEFTLTGVLAGVLNPLRDAGVGIFALSTFDTDYVLVAQERLPDAVAALRAAGHTVSQTVRR from the coding sequence ATGTCCCTGACCCTCTCGGTCCTGAGCGGCGAGTACGCCGTATGCCAGCTTCCCGAAGCCGCCGCGCCGCCCGCCTGGGCCCTGTCCGGCGAGCTGTGGACCCTGACCCGTGCGCCCGGCGAACTGTCCGTGGTGTGCGGCGCCGCGCAGGTGCCTGCCGGGGTCCGCGCCCAGAAGGGCTGGGCGGCGCTGCGGCTGCACGGCCCTTTCGAGTTCACGCTGACCGGCGTCCTGGCGGGCGTGCTGAACCCCCTGCGGGACGCCGGCGTGGGCATCTTCGCGCTGTCCACCTTCGACACCGACTACGTGCTCGTCGCGCAGGAGCGGCTGCCGGACGCCGTGGCGGCCCTGCGCGCGGCGGGCCACACCGTCAGCCAGACGGTCAGAAGGTAA
- a CDS encoding DUF402 domain-containing protein: MFALPEPRGPQAGLSGQPHPVKTERHDPVRMEHHTNTGVRAVRTYEERPHGLFVARDFDRHPRVRHWQAHLLPDLDLVVCRYDFHGPREHDYYIDVAQVSREDGLWAVRDLYLDVVVHDGLGAEILDTDELLAARAADLIGEADLHRAVTVAHRTLSGLAHASYRLDDWLGAQGLRLDWCTPAETGVAGPLVEC; encoded by the coding sequence ATGTTCGCTCTCCCCGAGCCGCGCGGCCCGCAAGCCGGCCTGTCTGGGCAGCCGCATCCGGTCAAGACCGAGCGGCACGACCCGGTCCGTATGGAACATCACACCAACACCGGCGTGCGCGCCGTGCGGACCTACGAGGAGCGGCCTCACGGCCTCTTCGTGGCGCGCGACTTCGACCGGCATCCGCGTGTGCGCCACTGGCAGGCGCACCTGCTGCCGGACCTCGACCTCGTGGTGTGCCGCTACGATTTCCACGGGCCGCGCGAGCACGACTATTACATCGACGTGGCGCAGGTGTCGCGCGAGGACGGCCTCTGGGCAGTGCGCGACCTGTACCTCGACGTGGTGGTCCACGACGGCCTGGGGGCCGAGATTCTCGATACCGACGAACTGCTCGCGGCCAGGGCGGCCGACCTGATCGGTGAGGCCGACCTGCACCGCGCCGTGACGGTCGCGCACCGCACCCTGTCGGGCCTGGCCCACGCGAGCTACCGCCTGGACGACTGGCTGGGCGCGCAGGGCCTGCGGCTGGACTGGTGTACGCCGGCCGAGACGGGCGTGGCGGGGCCGCTGGTCGAGTGCTGA
- a CDS encoding helix-turn-helix transcriptional regulator yields the protein MSALPSAFGLPSARVVMRPGIGAAGVSALLASAGVRVVTDPEEEADVLVVDDSWLAEPQALAGAAAVVALGSPVWAALLAEWVPGGFAALSAQATAAELLAGVLGAAAGLAVLPPAALGPLDPADDQDDLGDLTAGADVGLTPRERDVLEQLAAGLSNKRAARELGVSESTVKFHVQALYAKLGVQSRAGAVARGIALGLVSV from the coding sequence ATGTCTGCCCTGCCCTCCGCGTTCGGCCTGCCCTCCGCGCGCGTGGTCATGCGCCCCGGCATCGGCGCGGCGGGGGTCTCGGCCCTGCTCGCCTCGGCCGGGGTGCGGGTGGTCACCGACCCCGAGGAAGAAGCCGACGTGCTGGTCGTCGACGACAGCTGGCTGGCCGAGCCGCAGGCCCTCGCCGGGGCGGCGGCCGTGGTGGCGCTGGGCTCGCCGGTGTGGGCCGCGCTGCTCGCCGAGTGGGTGCCGGGCGGCTTCGCGGCCCTGAGCGCGCAGGCCACCGCCGCCGAACTCCTGGCGGGCGTGCTGGGCGCGGCGGCGGGGCTGGCCGTGCTGCCGCCCGCCGCGCTGGGGCCGCTGGACCCGGCTGACGACCAGGACGACCTGGGTGACCTCACGGCCGGGGCGGACGTGGGCCTGACCCCGCGCGAACGCGACGTGCTGGAGCAGCTCGCGGCGGGCCTGAGCAACAAACGCGCCGCCCGCGAGCTGGGCGTGTCCGAGAGTACGGTCAAGTTCCACGTGCAGGCCCTCTACGCCAAACTGGGCGTGCAGAGCCGCGCGGGGGCGGTGGCGCGCGGCATCGCCCTGGGGCTGGTGAGCGTGTGA
- a CDS encoding GNAT family N-acetyltransferase — MADLSLRPLRPGDEGTAARWGQDREFCLANGWTPGLSERVLRRHWLTVMAGVGPDFLRLGIEEDGRLIGYTDLADLTRTSGEFGIALGDPAAWGQGRGTRAGRLMLAHAFGPLGLLEVRAEVHAPNARSHALMRRLGFVRAGEGEPDLYRGERVPVWRYHLTRDAFTF; from the coding sequence GTGGCCGACCTGAGCCTGCGCCCCCTGCGGCCCGGCGACGAGGGCACGGCCGCGCGCTGGGGCCAGGACCGCGAGTTCTGTCTGGCGAACGGCTGGACCCCCGGTCTGAGCGAGCGGGTGCTACGCCGCCACTGGCTGACGGTCATGGCAGGGGTAGGGCCGGACTTCCTGCGCCTGGGCATCGAGGAAGACGGCCGCCTGATCGGGTACACGGACCTCGCGGACCTGACCCGCACCTCGGGCGAGTTCGGCATCGCGCTGGGCGACCCCGCCGCCTGGGGCCAGGGCCGGGGCACGCGCGCCGGGCGGCTGATGCTCGCGCACGCCTTCGGGCCGCTGGGGCTGCTGGAGGTCCGGGCTGAGGTCCACGCCCCCAATGCCCGCTCGCACGCGCTGATGCGCCGCCTGGGCTTCGTGCGCGCCGGCGAGGGCGAACCGGACCTCTACCGGGGCGAGCGGGTACCGGTGTGGCGCTACCACCTCACGCGGGACGCCTTTACCTTCTGA
- a CDS encoding S1C family serine protease translates to MTNLSEFSSQLADTVEAAAASLVTVHAMRPISGSVVGKDLILTVAHVLHGDEVTVGTPDGRRLGASVVGRDPGSDLALLRVEDLNLPALSTGPAPRVGELLLAVGRPERGPQASLGLVRHAGTERGWLPAGAEPFPGISGGALVDVRGALVGVLNAGTPRRGLLAVPAARALKVADLLAQTGRVPRGYLGLATQPVVLPGPAQADTAQADMGQSGTEQDGAQHDRHNPEDGRGPRGPWERGPWGGPGPRGGGPWGKHGPWNREDGDPRMTGRGRGRDERGRPGGWGRGTPWPEGTRLGLTAVQVEAGSPAAQAGLKIGDILLSLDGEGLRHPRELMERVQGRAGETLTARILRGGEEQDVTLTVGER, encoded by the coding sequence ATGACGAATCTTTCCGAATTTTCCAGCCAACTGGCCGATACCGTCGAAGCGGCGGCCGCCAGCCTCGTGACCGTCCATGCCATGCGCCCCATCAGCGGCAGCGTGGTGGGCAAGGACCTCATCCTGACCGTGGCACACGTGCTGCACGGCGACGAGGTGACGGTGGGCACCCCCGACGGCCGCCGCCTGGGCGCCAGCGTGGTGGGCCGCGACCCCGGCAGCGACCTCGCCCTGCTGCGCGTAGAGGACCTGAATCTGCCCGCCCTGAGCACCGGCCCAGCCCCCCGCGTGGGCGAACTGCTGCTGGCGGTCGGTCGCCCCGAACGTGGCCCCCAGGCGTCCCTGGGCCTGGTGCGGCACGCGGGCACCGAGCGCGGCTGGCTGCCGGCGGGCGCCGAGCCCTTTCCGGGAATCAGCGGAGGCGCGCTGGTGGACGTGCGCGGCGCCCTGGTCGGCGTGCTGAACGCCGGCACCCCGCGCCGGGGCCTGCTGGCCGTGCCCGCCGCCCGCGCCCTGAAGGTCGCCGACCTGCTCGCCCAGACCGGCCGCGTGCCGCGCGGGTATCTGGGTCTCGCCACCCAGCCGGTCGTGCTGCCGGGTCCCGCCCAGGCCGATACGGCGCAGGCCGACATGGGCCAGTCCGGCACGGAGCAGGACGGTGCCCAGCATGACCGTCACAACCCCGAAGACGGGCGCGGGCCGCGTGGGCCCTGGGAACGTGGCCCCTGGGGCGGCCCCGGCCCGCGCGGCGGCGGACCCTGGGGCAAGCACGGTCCCTGGAACCGGGAGGACGGCGACCCCCGCATGACCGGACGCGGCCGGGGCCGTGACGAGCGCGGGCGCCCGGGCGGCTGGGGCCGGGGCACCCCCTGGCCCGAGGGCACCCGACTGGGCCTGACCGCCGTGCAGGTCGAGGCCGGAAGTCCCGCCGCGCAGGCCGGGCTGAAGATCGGGGACATCCTGCTGAGCCTGGACGGCGAGGGCCTGCGCCACCCGCGTGAGCTGATGGAGCGGGTGCAGGGCCGCGCCGGCGAGACCCTCACGGCCCGCATCCTGCGCGGCGGCGAGGAACAGGACGTGACCCTGACCGTCGGGGAGCGCTGA
- a CDS encoding HAD family hydrolase encodes MTVKALFWDIGGVLLTNGWDREQRAQVLASFGLDAAEFTERHKLAAPELELGRMTLAEYMDQTVFYEPRDFTPAEFRAAMEAVSQPHPESLALARELSAGIRMYALNNEGRDLNEYRIATCGLQEFLLAFFTSCYLGVLKPNPAIYRLGLSFAGVRPEEAVMIDDRAQNVQAARSVGMHAVQFRDAAGLRAELAALGVGRV; translated from the coding sequence ATGACTGTCAAGGCGCTGTTCTGGGATATCGGGGGCGTGCTGCTCACCAACGGCTGGGACCGCGAGCAACGCGCCCAGGTGCTCGCCAGCTTCGGCCTCGACGCGGCCGAGTTCACCGAACGCCACAAGCTCGCCGCGCCCGAGCTGGAGCTGGGCCGCATGACCCTGGCCGAATACATGGACCAGACGGTGTTCTACGAACCGCGCGACTTCACGCCCGCCGAGTTCCGCGCGGCGATGGAGGCGGTCAGCCAGCCTCATCCCGAGTCGCTGGCGCTGGCCCGTGAGCTATCGGCAGGCATCCGCATGTACGCCCTGAACAACGAGGGCCGCGACCTCAACGAGTACCGCATCGCCACCTGCGGCCTTCAGGAGTTCCTGCTGGCCTTTTTCACGTCGTGCTACCTGGGGGTCCTCAAGCCCAACCCGGCCATCTACCGCCTGGGCCTGAGTTTCGCCGGGGTACGCCCCGAGGAGGCGGTGATGATCGACGACCGCGCGCAGAACGTGCAGGCGGCCCGCTCGGTGGGTATGCACGCCGTACAGTTCCGGGACGCGGCGGGACTACGCGCCGAACTGGCGGCGCTGGGGGTGGGCCGGGTCTGA
- a CDS encoding NAD(P)H-dependent flavin oxidoreductase — translation MTPQVSSALARRLGLTRPVVLAPMAGGIGTPALAAAVSEAGGLGSLGAAYLTSGQITEAVADLRARTARPFAVNLFAPGHPAPPTPAQVGAAAAELAPFCAALGLTPPTLPARAAEDFAGQFAAVLEARPAVFSFAFGRLDAGQLAALRARGILSLGTATGLDEARQLARDGVDAVVVQGGAAGGHRGGWEDAGDELAGTLDLTRRAAAALDVPVIAAGGLMIHADIQAALDAGASLAQCGTAFLRADEAGTSAPYRAALAAGMAPTGLTRSFSGRPARGLVNALSAAVRAPLPYPYQNALTRELRAAGARAGEAGVLSLWAGEGYRLGREGTAADLLDHLWPT, via the coding sequence ATGACCCCCCAGGTCTCCAGTGCCCTGGCACGCCGCCTGGGCCTCACGCGCCCGGTGGTCCTCGCGCCGATGGCGGGGGGCATCGGCACGCCCGCGCTGGCCGCCGCCGTCTCGGAGGCGGGCGGGCTGGGCAGCCTGGGCGCCGCCTACCTGACGTCGGGGCAGATCACGGAGGCGGTCGCCGACCTCCGCGCCCGGACCGCCCGGCCCTTCGCCGTGAACCTGTTCGCGCCGGGCCACCCCGCACCGCCGACCCCGGCCCAGGTCGGGGCGGCGGCAGCCGAACTCGCGCCCTTCTGCGCGGCGCTGGGGCTGACCCCGCCCACCCTGCCCGCCCGGGCCGCCGAGGACTTCGCGGGGCAGTTCGCGGCGGTGCTGGAGGCGCGGCCCGCCGTCTTCTCGTTCGCCTTCGGGCGGCTGGATGCCGGGCAGCTCGCGGCCCTGCGCGCCCGGGGCATCCTGAGTCTCGGCACGGCGACCGGGCTGGACGAGGCGCGGCAACTCGCCCGGGACGGCGTAGACGCCGTGGTCGTGCAGGGCGGGGCGGCTGGCGGGCACCGGGGTGGCTGGGAGGACGCGGGCGACGAGCTGGCCGGCACTCTGGACCTGACCCGGCGCGCGGCGGCGGCCCTGGACGTGCCCGTGATCGCGGCGGGCGGCCTGATGATCCACGCGGACATACAGGCCGCGCTGGACGCCGGGGCCAGCCTCGCGCAGTGCGGCACGGCCTTCCTGCGGGCCGACGAGGCGGGCACCTCCGCCCCCTACCGCGCGGCGCTGGCGGCGGGCATGGCCCCCACCGGCCTGACCCGCAGTTTCAGCGGTCGTCCGGCACGCGGGCTGGTCAACGCCCTGAGCGCGGCCGTGCGTGCGCCCCTGCCCTACCCGTACCAGAACGCCCTGACCCGCGAGCTGCGCGCCGCCGGGGCCAGGGCGGGCGAGGCCGGCGTCCTGAGCCTCTGGGCGGGCGAGGGCTACCGGCTGGGGCGCGAGGGCACCGCCGCCGACCTCCTGGACCATCTGTGGCCGACCTGA
- a CDS encoding alpha/beta hydrolase has product MKLPVRTFLLALALLPALSLGAARAVPALPPQPPAQGAAAHDLWQPLERGPGQASLLRVPPRCHAEACALVVVSHPRAQSPERLRDSAGVAVLTGRLLESGFAVMLSGDGGPTTWGSPAALETAARDHAEATRHFFWNGHTYALGLSMGGLLALRSALPGSPYGVEGVALIDGWVSLDAAWRASADRRAEIRAAYGLTTPPLPGLDPLRALEGRPPLPLFVVSSPDDRLVPQAGNADQVFLHAEVGLSARVHVSGPHLGGNRFTPELARRLAGFFGAIEARTPPQYGF; this is encoded by the coding sequence GTGAAGCTGCCTGTCCGGACCTTCCTGCTCGCCCTGGCCCTGTTGCCGGCCCTGTCCCTGGGTGCGGCGCGGGCGGTTCCGGCATTGCCCCCCCAGCCGCCTGCCCAGGGCGCGGCGGCCCACGACCTCTGGCAGCCCCTGGAGCGCGGGCCGGGCCAGGCGTCGCTGCTGCGGGTGCCGCCGCGCTGCCACGCCGAGGCCTGCGCGCTCGTGGTCGTCTCGCATCCGCGTGCCCAGTCGCCGGAGCGGCTGCGGGACAGTGCGGGCGTGGCGGTTCTGACCGGCCGGCTGCTGGAGTCGGGTTTCGCGGTGATGCTCAGCGGCGACGGCGGCCCCACCACCTGGGGCAGCCCGGCGGCGCTGGAAACGGCCGCGCGCGACCACGCCGAGGCCACACGCCATTTTTTCTGGAACGGGCACACCTACGCCCTGGGCCTGAGCATGGGCGGGTTGCTGGCCCTGCGCAGCGCCCTGCCCGGCAGCCCCTACGGCGTGGAAGGGGTGGCCCTCATCGACGGCTGGGTCAGCCTGGACGCCGCTTGGCGGGCCTCGGCCGACCGCCGCGCCGAAATCCGCGCGGCCTACGGCCTGACCACGCCGCCCCTGCCGGGTCTGGACCCCCTGCGCGCCCTGGAGGGCCGTCCGCCCCTGCCGCTGTTCGTGGTGTCCAGCCCGGACGACCGCCTCGTGCCCCAGGCCGGCAACGCCGATCAGGTGTTCCTGCACGCCGAGGTGGGCCTCAGCGCGCGCGTCCACGTCAGCGGGCCGCACCTGGGGGGCAACCGCTTCACGCCCGAGCTGGCGCGCCGCCTCGCCGGGTTCTTCGGAGCCATTGAGGCCCGCACGCCGCCGCAGTACGGCTTCTGA
- a CDS encoding acyltransferase family protein — MVPTRTDTPDGEVPPAPASGRLSAVDVFRGLTITEVVGHHTSGMALRYATPGTPEYEFLSILNRSLHFAVPAFVFLSVAVLTNSLLRRFDARRYFWRRLTRGLWPYLLWSALYVLWSVWTGQRPPEVLTDPDKWSFYLLYGKASYHLYFLLVALEVYLLLPLLLPLARKKPYITLALGLGLLAQWGAYELNRGVWRLQFPASTVLWYLLPVLLGVGVGARFAEFPAWWRRRWPALLLLTALAYAAYLPTALDYLSGDLTSSMGYNVRSWLYTSLTALTLLGAAFHWKELAPRLRGAFGWLGTVSLQIYLLHPALLQVFERWQPPGGSETRRLWTAALYGLLALLLPALLARLLRRTPLSPLLFGR, encoded by the coding sequence GTGGTCCCGACCCGTACGGACACGCCGGACGGCGAGGTGCCGCCCGCGCCGGCCAGTGGCCGACTGAGCGCCGTAGATGTGTTCCGGGGCCTGACCATCACCGAGGTGGTGGGGCACCACACCTCGGGCATGGCGCTGCGCTACGCCACCCCCGGCACGCCCGAGTACGAGTTCCTGTCCATCCTGAACCGCTCGCTGCATTTCGCGGTTCCGGCGTTCGTGTTCCTGTCGGTCGCGGTCCTGACCAACAGCCTGCTGCGGCGCTTCGACGCGCGGCGCTACTTCTGGCGGCGGCTGACGCGTGGGCTGTGGCCCTACCTGCTGTGGAGCGCCCTGTACGTGCTGTGGTCGGTGTGGACCGGCCAGCGCCCCCCCGAGGTCCTCACCGACCCCGACAAGTGGAGTTTCTACCTGCTGTACGGCAAGGCCAGCTACCACCTGTATTTTCTGCTGGTCGCGCTGGAGGTGTACCTGCTGCTGCCGCTGCTGCTGCCGCTGGCGCGCAAGAAGCCCTACATCACCCTCGCGCTGGGGCTGGGGCTGCTGGCGCAGTGGGGGGCCTACGAGCTGAACCGGGGGGTCTGGCGGCTCCAGTTTCCGGCGAGTACGGTGCTGTGGTACCTGCTGCCGGTGCTGCTGGGGGTGGGGGTGGGGGCGCGTTTCGCGGAGTTTCCGGCGTGGTGGCGGCGGCGCTGGCCTGCCTTGCTGCTGCTCACGGCGCTGGCCTACGCGGCCTATCTGCCCACCGCCCTCGACTACCTCAGCGGGGACCTGACGAGCAGCATGGGCTACAACGTCCGCAGCTGGCTGTATACCTCCCTGACGGCCCTGACCCTGCTGGGCGCGGCCTTCCACTGGAAGGAACTGGCCCCCCGGCTGCGCGGCGCGTTCGGATGGCTGGGCACCGTGAGCCTCCAGATCTACCTGCTGCACCCGGCGCTGCTCCAGGTGTTCGAGCGCTGGCAACCGCCCGGCGGCTCCGAGACCCGGCGGCTGTGGACGGCGGCGCTGTACGGTCTGCTGGCGCTGCTGCTGCCCGCGCTGCTGGCCCGGCTGCTGCGGCGCACCCCCCTGAGTCCGCTGCTGTTCGGCCGCTGA
- a CDS encoding histone deacetylase, with the protein MTLPDFPRAWTAYRRAAYLTGPSPRRQFLPREVLLGLLRQVEERLPLLDAPDLPWTLAGRVHDAEYLRRWRAGEVTRAEERAMGFAWTPGIVARGLGSSGATLAATRDALAGGLGLNLGGGTHHAYAGHAEGFSFLNDVAISARWLLDHAHARRILILDLDVHQGNGTASLFAGESRVLTVSVHAARNYPFDKETSGLDVNLPDGTGDAEYLAALDTRVAPVVAAFRPDFVYYLAGADVLAGDQLGRLALSLDGVRARDERVFRWAARARLPLVMVTAGGYHREPEQLVRARLGTVEAALAAYVR; encoded by the coding sequence ATGACCCTTCCCGACTTTCCCCGTGCCTGGACCGCCTACCGCCGCGCGGCCTACCTGACCGGGCCGTCGCCCCGCCGCCAGTTCCTGCCGCGCGAGGTGCTGCTGGGCCTGCTGCGGCAGGTCGAGGAGCGGCTGCCCCTGCTCGACGCCCCCGACCTGCCCTGGACACTGGCGGGGCGCGTCCACGACGCCGAGTACCTGCGGCGCTGGCGCGCGGGCGAGGTCACGCGGGCCGAGGAGCGGGCGATGGGCTTCGCCTGGACCCCCGGCATCGTCGCGCGTGGCCTGGGCAGCTCGGGCGCGACGCTGGCCGCTACCCGCGACGCGCTGGCGGGCGGGCTGGGCCTGAACCTCGGCGGCGGCACCCACCACGCCTACGCGGGGCACGCCGAGGGGTTCTCCTTCCTGAACGACGTGGCGATCTCGGCGCGCTGGCTGTTGGACCACGCGCATGCCCGGCGCATCCTGATCCTCGACCTGGACGTGCATCAGGGCAACGGCACGGCCAGCCTCTTCGCGGGTGAGAGTCGGGTGCTGACCGTCAGCGTCCACGCGGCCCGCAACTACCCGTTCGACAAGGAGACTAGCGGCCTGGACGTGAATCTGCCCGACGGCACCGGGGACGCCGAGTACCTCGCGGCGCTGGACACCCGGGTCGCTCCGGTGGTGGCCGCCTTCCGGCCCGACTTCGTGTACTACCTCGCGGGGGCCGACGTGCTGGCGGGCGACCAGCTCGGCCGCCTGGCCCTGAGCCTGGACGGAGTGCGGGCCCGCGACGAGCGGGTCTTCCGCTGGGCGGCGCGGGCCCGGCTGCCCCTGGTGATGGTCACGGCCGGGGGTTACCACCGCGAGCCGGAGCAGCTCGTACGGGCGCGGCTGGGTACGGTCGAGGCGGCGCTGGCGGCCTATGTCCGGTAG